The nucleotide window gtttactggaggagtgaacagttgcataagaaccttacgggagtgtactgattggaaaataccgtgcattttgaatgtccaaatagcacaccaataacattttcgtcctgtctcgtctcgtcatcgaaaacaaaatgacatttcgtcatcgtttttattatcacagatctatttttagctcgtcaacgtctcgtcttagtcacggaaaaaaggtcgttgacgaacatttttcgtcatatttttcgttaacgaaattaacactggttagtaccacatagtaggacaggtctacattggtctggggtgtctgggtccAATACCtgggaagctattgagcaaaaagcaattttccataggaaatgaatggccgaATATCTGTCGAATATCCACAACTTCACCACGGTGTACAACACAGAGTAGTGCCAGATACCATACAAAGTAGTGCCAAAGTAaggacaaacaaaacacaaaaagacaaatAGCAAACACACAATACAGTAAGTAAGTGTTTGTATAACAATTCATAAGGTTCATCACAGGTTTTTTTTACGTCACGTTTTTTGGAGTGCCGCCATTTGCACGACCCAAGTGACAGTATAAAAATtcacagtaggcctatataaaaagTGTCGGCCATTAATGTGTTGTACAGCCTAATGGCTGCCGGCACAAAGCAGTGACTGGTAACTGTTTTATTGCCATTATATGTAATAGATACCATTGTCAAATCATTttaaattctttatttttaatacaaAGCCAGCAGTTATTTTTCCTACATTCAAATCATTGTCTGCCTCTCATTTAGACATTCCACTTTGCTCCAGCAGCTGAACCTACTGGTCTTTCTCTCACTGTTGTCGACATTAGTTACTCTGTTTGTTACTATTAACCAGTCTCTTATAGGTGCTACATTATGGTAGTTTAAGTCAAGTCACTGTGCTGTTTCTGTAACCACGTTTGACTTTTCCACCCATTTGTCTTTAGAGAGGCCTGGTAGTCTTCTTAAAGAGTGCCCTGGGTGTCACCCCAAGATTTCGGTGGCATTTAAAAAGTGCCCCCAGTGTGGGGTACAACAACCCCATAAAAAAAAGTTGGTCGATGCCAGAATAAAATTTGCAAAGGAAAAAGAGGTGTGGaaatcaaaaaaagaaaaatggaacaaTTACCAAAAGGAAGAGGAAAAATCCTATAAAGTTGTAAGTACATCTTGAAATGCTACACCTTGAAGACAATTATTTCTCTAAAACCTTTGTGTCGAATGTGGATTTCATGAACTCCACACATaggagtttgttattttcatctCATGGCATATGTAAACAACACAAACGAAAGATAAGAAGAGGAAGTGTTCCAATATCCCTCTGCAGCACTTGTAACAAATGAAGTCCATGCCATGACCAATTGACTGTTCTGAGGACAGTGGCTTGTAGTAGGCCTCTACTCTGAGATCAGGGGTCCCTTCCAGAAAACAGGCTTTGAGTCTAAgcccacgtttatacgtagcagggtatttatagaaacaaatatttccccctctccgttttcaaaaataacattgtgcacacaacattgttttcaaaaaagttctcatttacatcaaaacgcataaatatgCAGTCGAGCACCATtgtaactatgccaaacctatgggagGAAAGTGTAGGGAGAActaaggataaagccatgcaagccaattaGAATCCtctgaatcaacaacaacgaataacacgagcgacttcctgttcctttcaaaacaacatagtttaattcatttttcacaatttaccagctataatttgaaattcgtcccagctaGGGGACTAGGGTCTatatctatagcatataaccgcgttttctgattacagtttaatgtaacggtaagctgacaacatcggTAATTatcaccgcaactgcaaattaatcACACAGAGATAACGGGGCctaaccctgaactctgagttgATTAACCCCAAGTTAGGAAACTCGAGTTTTCGGCTGCAGAACAGCTGATCTGAGCTGGTTCAATCAACTAGTTAGGTTAGATTCACAGAgtcaggccccgtttacacgaagggaaaacacAGATATTTCAACTCGTTAAGTAAACGCAGGTTTAAGCCATTCCCTCCGCTGAGAATATCATTAATATACTCTATGAATGATTAAGCCAAAGGGTTTTGTCGGTTTCTAAAAACTCTTGCCTTCCTAAGAGACCTGTGGCATTAACAACTGTGATGCAGTTGTATCAAGTATCAGTACCACActgccaccaccatcatcatggtAACATTGGTCAATTTATTTAATTGAAAGTGGAATGACCTTAATGACTTGCACACTCAGTATTTAATGCATTCAAATAATTTTCTCATGTTCACATTTCAGTTGGATAGCCTGTCATGTCTCGGGTTCTTTCCAATTCTCGTAATTGGGAAGAATTGCAAGGGAAGAATTGTTGCCGAAGTTAAGTACAGCCTGGACTTTAAGCTGCCCGAGGACTTGGAGGACAagttaaaaaaagtttttgaaaatatTTTGAGAGGTTAGTATTacttaaaaagaaaagatggaGGCTACAATTCCACAAGGGTCTCATTAGTGCATGTTGACGAGCAGTGCAGTGTTGTAAAagcttaattattttttaattctaaAAACTCAACTGTTAAAGTAAAGCATTTTAGTTGGTTATTTCTCTTCTACTTGTTGCAAAAAGGAGAATTTTCTCTGAGGGTAATATTTGCCGAAATTCTGTTGGTCTCAGTTTATTGTGGAAGAGCCAACAGAGaggccccctccacctcctccgggcaggaagaggaggcgcccccggccccctccacctcctccgggcaggaagaggagacgccccaggccccctccacctcctccgggcaggaagaggagacgccccaggccccctccaaCTCCTCCGGGCAGGAAGAGAAGGtgccccaggccccctccaaCTCCTCCGGGCAGGAAGAGAAGGtgccccaggccccctccacctccgGGCAGGAAGAGAAGGTGCCCCAggccccctcacctcctccggGCAGGAAGAGAAGGTGCCCCAGGCCCCCCAGGCAGGACATGGAGACTATGAGCTGTGAGGAGTGTGATGATAAGGGGAAGCGAGGAATCTTCCCCTACTCACGCATTAtgaaaaagagaggaaggaaagTAAGTCAGTTAAtaattgtgtgtgcaggctttGTGGTCAGTTTTATCATTCCAACATCCCATTGGCTGTGTGGCTGCCATCTCACAGTCAGCTGTCAGTTTACAGTACAATAAGTCTCTTCCTGGATTAGTAAACTAATTCAAGGCAAAACCGATCCGACATCAGCTCACTCACAAACTGCGAATTTTTTTGAATACTGGCCTTGTCTTTGAACAATACACTTTTCAACAACACAATCGTGGCTTTATCTCTTCTGAAAGTAGGGGGAATAATGTTGGGGAGTAGATTGTAGTTGTTACCTGTTGTGTTCTGAAACAAGTGGTCTGTTTTTTTCCAGGTCCTTATGGAATGGCAACCATGTGGGACATGGTGAGTGATATGTTCTCTTCTGTTAGTCTCTGTGTGGGACTTTTTGAAATGGTGGTGGCTTGTGTCGGGTTGCCTTTTTGCAACATTCAGTAAATTAATGTCTTCAGCTTAAGTAGATACTTATAATGATTCCTCCTTACAACACTTCGAAACTGTTGCTAAGCCAGTGGGTCACCAGTGTGTCAAGTAGCCTACACCAAATGCACCGTTTTTAAACCCAGTGCTCAAAATGGAAATAGAGCATCATCAATGAATCATGATAATTGTCTAGAACAAGCTCCACATCTATTTAGACGTCAGTTAAAATGTTACTTTGATGCATCTACAATAACATTGAATCATTACATTTAGTCCAGAAGTCCATTGGGCAAACAGCATTACTACAGCACTACCGTATCACTTTTTCAGACACTAAGACACTAAGATAAAAGCAGAAATAGTCCTAATTGGCCCTCATCACTTCAGTGTGGATAATACTGTTGCTTATTTAAAATGATCATCAAACTTTAACTTTAAGAAGTAAGTTATTACTGTAGATTTCCATGTACTTTGGACAtggaaataataattattattattattattattataaattaaaAGATTAAATTGGGTGAAATAGGTCAAGTTGAATGAGGTACTGTATAAAAATCCATAATGGATCCATACTTTTCTATGTACTCTGCGGGTGTGGTCACATTCTGTAATTATTTTCACTTTTTCGTTTAACAGTAAAAGAACATGGGAGCCGACGTGGGAGCCAAAGTCAGCCATtgcagttaaaaaaagaaatggagtCTGAGGAAGAGACGGGGTGCAAGAGAACAGGGACACAGTGAAAGAGAACAGGGAGACGAGGTGCAAGGGGCCAGggggacagggagaaagaggacaggggaacagggagaaagaggacagggggacagggtgCAAGGGGACAGGGTGCCTTGTTATGTAAAGGTAATCTTTGTAAATACAATTGTTTCAAAAATATTTGGTGTATCATGTTTAAAGTGAAATACTTTCATTGCATCACAATATGCCAGATGGGATACCGAAAGCAATCCTAAAGGAATCCCATTTTGCTGCAGTTCAATGTTGCCGCTGTATACAGCATTATGTAAAAAGGTCAATGTATTTCTCAAACCTCGCTAAGATCTGGCTACTTGCTTTCAGGTCATCTGGTAAACTCATCACTTATTGTAATGTAATATACCATGGAATGATATTTTTGTACCTATACACAGGATTGATTTAACCATTGTGCCATAATCCAAGATGAGCTTTCACAGAGGCATAATTCAGAAATTAGAATGATAATGAATCCCTGAAAATGAATAACATCTGTCATAAATAAacagcggggggagggggaaacacGTTTGTttataagggggggggggggggatatttccAACACTTCCAAACCGGaagtgttccaatacccgtacttccatgaggatacttaaaggaagtatactatactgtactatctGAGTACGGATAGGTactcagatagtacagtgccgtgttccaatacccgtactgtccgcacttactagccaaaatttgagtacacaGTACGTtacaattcagatccggcgaaaagaagtatacttcaaggaccgggatgccgtactcaaaacgggctaatcgtgaagtgtggatcgaaggacactccccgtactcaacggcagccatcttagctacgtagcggaagtggcggagccaggctgagccaaagtcggcgcattttccacatagcctgcattaataaagtaattttgtagtttttatagtttttatagcttcttatagctgctaggcgtaaagagttcaccgttcaaagcgggatgtttattgcgggggaggagccacggcggcagtcatgatcgtcatttccggtaagtgcaccacagagttctcgatttggaacag belongs to Gadus morhua chromosome 13, gadMor3.0, whole genome shotgun sequence and includes:
- the LOC115557244 gene encoding trans-Golgi network integral membrane protein 2-like isoform X2 — its product is MLDSLSCLGFFPILVIGKNCKGRIVAEVKYSLDFKLPEDLEDKLKKVFENILRVYCGRANREAPSTSSGQEEEAPPAPSTSSGQEEETPQAPSTSSGQEEETPQAPSNSSGQEEKVPQAPSNSSGQEEKVPQAPSTSGQEEKVPQAPSPPPGRKRRCPRPPRQDMETMSCEECDDKGKRGIFPYSRIMKKRGRKVLMEWQPCGTCKRTWEPTWEPKSAIAVKKRNGV
- the LOC115557244 gene encoding uncharacterized protein LOC115557244 isoform X1; this encodes MHSNNFLMFTFQLDSLSCLGFFPILVIGKNCKGRIVAEVKYSLDFKLPEDLEDKLKKVFENILRVYCGRANREAPSTSSGQEEEAPPAPSTSSGQEEETPQAPSTSSGQEEETPQAPSNSSGQEEKVPQAPSNSSGQEEKVPQAPSTSGQEEKVPQAPSPPPGRKRRCPRPPRQDMETMSCEECDDKGKRGIFPYSRIMKKRGRKVLMEWQPCGTCKRTWEPTWEPKSAIAVKKRNGV